A genomic region of Zalophus californianus isolate mZalCal1 chromosome 11, mZalCal1.pri.v2, whole genome shotgun sequence contains the following coding sequences:
- the SMPD1 gene encoding sphingomyelin phosphodiesterase, with protein MPRHGVSPGEGHPRSTWETESDRSRGFRRLRLLWIGLAVALVLPDSLVLWAPVGAHPLPTQSHPARFGRLVPQLRNAFGWWNLTCPVCKGLFTAIDFGLKKEPGVAWVGSMATKLCKLLKIAPPTVCQSAVQLFEDDMVEVWTRSVLSPSEACGLLLGSTCGHWDIFSSWNVSLPAVPKPSPQPPKPPAPGAPVSRILFLTDLHWDHGYLEGTDPDCENPLCCRQDSGLPPASRPGAGYWGEYSKCDLPLRTLESLLSGLGPAGPFDMVYWTGDIPAHNVWHQSRQDQLRALTTITALVKKFLGPVPVYPAVGNHESTPVNGFPPPFIQGNYSSSWLYEAMAKAWESWLPAEALHTLRIGGFYALSPRPGLRLISLNMNFCSRENFWLLINSTDPAGQLQWLVGELQAAEDRGDKVHIIGHIPPGHCLKSWSWNYYRIVARYENTLAGQFFGHTHVDEFEVFYDEETLSRPLSVAFLAPSATTYIGLNPGYRVYQIDGNYPGSSHVVLDHETFILNLTEANEPGATPHWQRLYRARETYGLPSALPAAWHDLVYRMRGDTQLFQTFWFLYHKGHPPSEPCGMPCRLTTLCAQLSARSDSPALCRHLVPDGSLPDVQSLQPRPPFC; from the exons ATGCCCCGCCACGGAGTATCTCCCGGCGAGGGCCACCCCAGGTCCACCTGGGAGACGGAATCGGACCGGTCCCGGGGTTTCCGCAGACTGAGGCTTCTGTGGATAGGCCTGGCTGTGGCGCTGGTCCTGCCGGATTCCCTGGTTCTCTGGGCCCCGGTTGGGGCCCACCCTCTTCCCACCCAAAGCCATCCGGCCAGGTTCGGTCGCTTAGTGCCCCAGCTCCGCAACGCCTTTGGGTGGTGGAACCTCACCTGCCCAGTATGCAAAGGCTTGTTCACCGCCATCGACTTCGGGCTGAAG AAGGAGCCCGGTGTGGCCTGGGTGGGCTCCATGGCCACCAAGCTCTGCAAACTGCTGAAGATAGCACCGCCCACTGTGTGCCAGTCCGCCGTCCAGCTCTTTGAAGATGACATGGTGGAAGTGTGGACACGCTCAGTGCTGAGCCCATCTGAGGCCTGTGGTCTGCTCCTGGGCTCCACCTGTGGGCACTGGGACATCTTCTCATCTTGGAACGTCTCTTTGCCAGCTGTACCAAAGCCTTCCCCACAACCAcccaagcccccagccccaggtgctCCTGTCAGTCGCATCCTCTTCCTCACTGACCTGCACTGGGATCATGGTTACCTGGAGGGCACAGACCCTGACTGTGAGAACCCACTGTGTTGCCGCCAGGATTCTGGCCTGCCACCTGCCTCCCGCCCAGGTGCTGGATACTGGGGCGAGTACAGCAAGTGTGACCTGCCCCTGCGGACCCTGGAGAGCCTGTTGAGCGGGCTGGGCCCTGCTGGCCCCTTTGATATGGTGTACTGGACAGGAGACATCCCGGCCCACAACGTCTGGCACCAGTCACGTCAGGACCAGCTTCGGGCCCTGACCACCATCACAGCCCTTGTGAAGAAGTTCTTGGGCCCAGTGCCTGTGTACCCTGCTGTGGGCAACCACGAGAGCACACCTGTCAATGGCTTCCCTCCCCCTTTCATACAGGGCAATTACTCTTCCAGCTGGCTCTATGAGGCAATGGCCAAGGCGTGGGAGTCCTGGCTGCCTGCTGAAGCCCTTCACACCCTCAG AATTGGGGGGTTCTATGCCCTCTCCCCACGTCCTGGCCTCCGTCTCATCTCTCTCAATATGAATTTTTGTTCCCGTGAGAACTTCTGGCTCTTGATCAACTCCACAGATCCTGCTGGACAGCTCCAGTGGCTAGTGGGGGAGCTTCAGGCTGCTGAGGATCGAGGAGACAAG GTACATATAATTGGCCATATTCCCCCAGGGCACTGCCTGAAGAGCTGGAGCTGGAATTATTACCGAATTGTAGCCAG GTATGAGAACACCTTGGCTGGTCAGTTCTTTGGCCACACCCACGTGGATGAGTTTGAGGTCTTCTATGACGAGGAGACCCTGAGCCGGCCGCTATCTGTGGCCTTCCTGGCACCCAGTGCCACCACTTACATCGGCCTTAATCCTG GTTACCGCGTCTACCAAATAGATGGCAACTACCCAGGGAGCTCTCATGTGGTCCTGGATCATGAGACCTTCATCCTGAACCTGACAGAGGCTAATGAACCAGGAGCCACGCCACATTGGCAGCGTCTCTACAGGGCTCGAGAAACCTACGGGCTGCCCAGTGCGCTGCCCGCCGCCTGGCATGACTTAGTGTACCGCATGCGGGGTGACACGCAACTATTCCAGACCTTCTGGTTTCTCTACCATAAGGGCCACCCGCCCTCAGAGCCCTGTGGCATGCCCTGCCGCCTGACCACTCTGTGCGCCCAGCTCTCAGCTCGCTCTGACAGCCCTGCTCTATGTCGCCATCTGGTGCCGGATGGAAGCCTCCCTGATGTGCAGAGCCTGCAGCCAAGGCCACCTTTCTGCTAG
- the APBB1 gene encoding amyloid-beta A4 precursor protein-binding family B member 1 isoform X6 has translation MRVQDTSGTYYWHIPTGTTQWEPPGRASPSQGSSPQEESQLTWTGFAHREGFEDGEFWKDEPSEEAPMDLGLKDPEEGTLPFPAQGLSPEPLPQEEEKLPPRNANPGIKCFAVRSLGWVEMTEEELAPGRSSVAVNSCIRQLSYHKNNLHDPMSGGWGEGKDLLLQLEDETLKLVEPQSQALLHAQPIVSIRVWGVGRDSGRERDFAYVARDKLTQMLKCHVFRCEAPAKNIATSLHEICSKIMAERRNARCLVNGLSLDHSKLVDVPFQVEFPAPKNELVQKFQVYYLGNVPVAKPVGVDVINGALESVLASSSREQWTPSHVSVAPATLTILHQQTEAVLGECRVRFLSFLAVGRDVHTFAFIMAAGPASFCCHMFWCEPNAASLSEAVQAACMLRYQKCLDARSQASTSCLPAPPAESVARRVGWTVRRGVQSLWGSLKPKRLGAHTP, from the exons ATGAGGGTCCAGGATACCTCAGGGACCTACTACTGGCACATCCCAACAGGGACCACCCAGTGGGAGCCCCCGGGCCGGGCCTCTCCCTCACAGGGGAGCAGCCCCCAAGAGGAGTCTCAG CTCACTTGGACAGGCTTTGCCCACAGAGAAGGCTTTGAGGATGGAGAATTTTGGAAG GATGAACCCAGTGAGGAGGCTCCTATGGATTTGGGACTGAAGGACCCTGAGGAGGGGACGTTGCCCTTCCCAGCTCAGGGCCTCAG CCCAGAGCCATTACCCCAAGAGGAGGAGAAGCTGCCCCCACGGAATGCCAACCCAGGGATCAAG TGTTTCGCCGTGCGTTCCCTAGGCTGGGTGGAGATGACCGAGGAGGAGCTGGCCCCTGGACGCAGCAGCGTGGCCGTCAACAGCTGCATCCGTCAGCTCTCCTACCACAAGAACAATTTGCACGACCCCatgtctgggggctggggggag GGAAAGGACCTGCTGCTACAGCTGGAGGACGAGACACTAAAGCTGGTGGAGCCGCAGAGTCAGGCCCTACTGCATGCCCAGCCCATCGTCAGCATTCGCGTTTGGGGCGTCGGGCGGGACAGTGGAAG AGAGAG GGACTTTGCCTACGTAGCTCGCGATAAGCTGACCCAGATGCTCAAGTGCCACGTGTTTCGCTGTGAGGCACCTGCCAAGAACATCGCCACCAGCCTGCATGAGATCTGCTCTAAG aTCATGGCCGAAAGACGTAATGCCCGCTGCTTGGTAAATGGACTCTCCCTGGACCACTCTAAACTGGTGGATGTCCCTTTCCAAG TGGAATTTCCAGCGCCTAAGAATGAATTGGTACAAAAGTTCCAAGTCTATTACCTGGGGAATGTGCCTGTTGCTAAACCTGTTG GGGTAGATGTGATAAATGGGGCCCTGGAGTCAGTCCTGGCCTCCAGTAGCCGTGAGCAGTGGACCCCAAGTCACGTCAGCGTGGCCCCTGCTACCCTTACCATCTTGCATCAGCAG ACGGAAGCAGTGCTGGGGGAATGTCGGGTGCgtttcctctccttcctggctGTGGGCAGAGATGTCCACACATTTGCATTCATCATGGCTGCCGGCCCAGCCTCCTTCTGCTGCCACATGTTCTGGTGCGAGCCCAATGCTGCCAGCCTCTCAGAGGCCGTGCAGGCTGCGTGCATG CTCCGCTACCAGAAGTGTCTGGATGCACGCTCCCAGGcctccacctcctgcctcccagcaccCCCTGCTGAGTCTGTTGCCCGGCGTGTAGGGTGGACTGTTCGCAGGGGCGTTCAGTCGCTGTGGGGTTCCCTCAAACCCAAACGCCTGGGGGCCCATACCCCCTGA
- the APBB1 gene encoding amyloid-beta A4 precursor protein-binding family B member 1 isoform X5: protein MFSQDFFLAIILQDSSPDSFWNPNAFETDSDLPAGWMRVQDTSGTYYWHIPTGTTQWEPPGRASPSQGSSPQEESQLTWTGFAHREGFEDGEFWKDEPSEEAPMDLGLKDPEEGTLPFPAQGLSPEPLPQEEEKLPPRNANPGIKCFAVRSLGWVEMTEEELAPGRSSVAVNSCIRQLSYHKNNLHDPMSGGWGEGKDLLLQLEDETLKLVEPQSQALLHAQPIVSIRVWGVGRDSGRERDFAYVARDKLTQMLKCHVFRCEAPAKNIATSLHEICSKIMAERRNARCLVNGLSLDHSKLVDVPFQVEFPAPKNELVQKFQVYYLGNVPVAKPVGVDVINGALESVLASSSREQWTPSHVSVAPATLTILHQQTEAVLGECRVRFLSFLAVGRDVHTFAFIMAAGPASFCCHMFWCEPNAASLSEAVQAACMLRYQKCLDARSQASTSCLPAPPAESVARRVGWTVRRGVQSLWGSLKPKRLGAHTP, encoded by the exons ATGTTCTCCCAGGACTTTTTCCTGGCCATCATCCTGCAGGACAGCAGCCCAG ATTCCTTCTGGAACCCCAACGCCTTCGAGACGGATTCCGACCTGCCGGCTGGATGGATGAGGGTCCAGGATACCTCAGGGACCTACTACTGGCACATCCCAACAGGGACCACCCAGTGGGAGCCCCCGGGCCGGGCCTCTCCCTCACAGGGGAGCAGCCCCCAAGAGGAGTCTCAG CTCACTTGGACAGGCTTTGCCCACAGAGAAGGCTTTGAGGATGGAGAATTTTGGAAG GATGAACCCAGTGAGGAGGCTCCTATGGATTTGGGACTGAAGGACCCTGAGGAGGGGACGTTGCCCTTCCCAGCTCAGGGCCTCAG CCCAGAGCCATTACCCCAAGAGGAGGAGAAGCTGCCCCCACGGAATGCCAACCCAGGGATCAAG TGTTTCGCCGTGCGTTCCCTAGGCTGGGTGGAGATGACCGAGGAGGAGCTGGCCCCTGGACGCAGCAGCGTGGCCGTCAACAGCTGCATCCGTCAGCTCTCCTACCACAAGAACAATTTGCACGACCCCatgtctgggggctggggggag GGAAAGGACCTGCTGCTACAGCTGGAGGACGAGACACTAAAGCTGGTGGAGCCGCAGAGTCAGGCCCTACTGCATGCCCAGCCCATCGTCAGCATTCGCGTTTGGGGCGTCGGGCGGGACAGTGGAAG AGAGAG GGACTTTGCCTACGTAGCTCGCGATAAGCTGACCCAGATGCTCAAGTGCCACGTGTTTCGCTGTGAGGCACCTGCCAAGAACATCGCCACCAGCCTGCATGAGATCTGCTCTAAG aTCATGGCCGAAAGACGTAATGCCCGCTGCTTGGTAAATGGACTCTCCCTGGACCACTCTAAACTGGTGGATGTCCCTTTCCAAG TGGAATTTCCAGCGCCTAAGAATGAATTGGTACAAAAGTTCCAAGTCTATTACCTGGGGAATGTGCCTGTTGCTAAACCTGTTG GGGTAGATGTGATAAATGGGGCCCTGGAGTCAGTCCTGGCCTCCAGTAGCCGTGAGCAGTGGACCCCAAGTCACGTCAGCGTGGCCCCTGCTACCCTTACCATCTTGCATCAGCAG ACGGAAGCAGTGCTGGGGGAATGTCGGGTGCgtttcctctccttcctggctGTGGGCAGAGATGTCCACACATTTGCATTCATCATGGCTGCCGGCCCAGCCTCCTTCTGCTGCCACATGTTCTGGTGCGAGCCCAATGCTGCCAGCCTCTCAGAGGCCGTGCAGGCTGCGTGCATG CTCCGCTACCAGAAGTGTCTGGATGCACGCTCCCAGGcctccacctcctgcctcccagcaccCCCTGCTGAGTCTGTTGCCCGGCGTGTAGGGTGGACTGTTCGCAGGGGCGTTCAGTCGCTGTGGGGTTCCCTCAAACCCAAACGCCTGGGGGCCCATACCCCCTGA
- the APBB1 gene encoding amyloid-beta A4 precursor protein-binding family B member 1 isoform X7 yields MFSQDFFLAIILQDSSPDSFWNPNAFETDSDLPAGWMRVQDTSGTYYWHIPTGTTQWEPPGRASPSQGSSPQEESQLTWTGFAHREGFEDGEFWKDEPSEEAPMDLGLKDPEEGTLPFPAQGLSPEPLPQEEEKLPPRNANPGIKCFAVRSLGWVEMTEEELAPGRSSVAVNSCIRQLSYHKNNLHDPMSGGWGEGKDLLLQLEDETLKLVEPQSQALLHAQPIVSIRVWGVGRDSGRDFAYVARDKLTQMLKCHVFRCEAPAKNIATSLHEICSKIMAERRNARCLVNGLSLDHSKLVDVPFQVEFPAPKNELVQKFQVYYLGNVPVAKPVGVDVINGALESVLASSSREQWTPSHVSVAPATLTILHQQTEAVLGECRVRFLSFLAVGRDVHTFAFIMAAGPASFCCHMFWCEPNAASLSEAVQAACMLRYQKCLDARSQASTSCLPAPPAESVARRVGWTVRRGVQSLWGSLKPKRLGAHTP; encoded by the exons ATGTTCTCCCAGGACTTTTTCCTGGCCATCATCCTGCAGGACAGCAGCCCAG ATTCCTTCTGGAACCCCAACGCCTTCGAGACGGATTCCGACCTGCCGGCTGGATGGATGAGGGTCCAGGATACCTCAGGGACCTACTACTGGCACATCCCAACAGGGACCACCCAGTGGGAGCCCCCGGGCCGGGCCTCTCCCTCACAGGGGAGCAGCCCCCAAGAGGAGTCTCAG CTCACTTGGACAGGCTTTGCCCACAGAGAAGGCTTTGAGGATGGAGAATTTTGGAAG GATGAACCCAGTGAGGAGGCTCCTATGGATTTGGGACTGAAGGACCCTGAGGAGGGGACGTTGCCCTTCCCAGCTCAGGGCCTCAG CCCAGAGCCATTACCCCAAGAGGAGGAGAAGCTGCCCCCACGGAATGCCAACCCAGGGATCAAG TGTTTCGCCGTGCGTTCCCTAGGCTGGGTGGAGATGACCGAGGAGGAGCTGGCCCCTGGACGCAGCAGCGTGGCCGTCAACAGCTGCATCCGTCAGCTCTCCTACCACAAGAACAATTTGCACGACCCCatgtctgggggctggggggag GGAAAGGACCTGCTGCTACAGCTGGAGGACGAGACACTAAAGCTGGTGGAGCCGCAGAGTCAGGCCCTACTGCATGCCCAGCCCATCGTCAGCATTCGCGTTTGGGGCGTCGGGCGGGACAGTGGAAG GGACTTTGCCTACGTAGCTCGCGATAAGCTGACCCAGATGCTCAAGTGCCACGTGTTTCGCTGTGAGGCACCTGCCAAGAACATCGCCACCAGCCTGCATGAGATCTGCTCTAAG aTCATGGCCGAAAGACGTAATGCCCGCTGCTTGGTAAATGGACTCTCCCTGGACCACTCTAAACTGGTGGATGTCCCTTTCCAAG TGGAATTTCCAGCGCCTAAGAATGAATTGGTACAAAAGTTCCAAGTCTATTACCTGGGGAATGTGCCTGTTGCTAAACCTGTTG GGGTAGATGTGATAAATGGGGCCCTGGAGTCAGTCCTGGCCTCCAGTAGCCGTGAGCAGTGGACCCCAAGTCACGTCAGCGTGGCCCCTGCTACCCTTACCATCTTGCATCAGCAG ACGGAAGCAGTGCTGGGGGAATGTCGGGTGCgtttcctctccttcctggctGTGGGCAGAGATGTCCACACATTTGCATTCATCATGGCTGCCGGCCCAGCCTCCTTCTGCTGCCACATGTTCTGGTGCGAGCCCAATGCTGCCAGCCTCTCAGAGGCCGTGCAGGCTGCGTGCATG CTCCGCTACCAGAAGTGTCTGGATGCACGCTCCCAGGcctccacctcctgcctcccagcaccCCCTGCTGAGTCTGTTGCCCGGCGTGTAGGGTGGACTGTTCGCAGGGGCGTTCAGTCGCTGTGGGGTTCCCTCAAACCCAAACGCCTGGGGGCCCATACCCCCTGA